A part of Planococcus sp. MB-3u-03 genomic DNA contains:
- a CDS encoding efflux RND transporter permease subunit, with amino-acid sequence MQGFVRFVLKNKFAVWLLTLIVTFAGIYSTTQMKMESIPDISIPYLIVSGVYPGAAPEQVMEEVSIPVEQAVESLEDVKAVYSNSSSNVSQIQIEYDYGVDMDEKKRELESAVDGVNLPEEVETPSIMSIGLNMFPVVALSVSSDTESIVELTDRVQTTILPEIEKIDGVASATVTGQHVEEIHLTYDEAAMAAREVTEEDIQQMIEASNIALSLGLREFEEGEEAVYIDGSVASIEEFEELLIPVTPSEDNPEPFVALSELADVELVGKVQSISRTNGEDAIAIQIVKGQEANTVTVVNEVKDLMADLESEVDGLIVDITLDQGEPIEESVFAMVEKALFGGLIAVLIILVFLRDLRSTLIAIVSIPVSIFVALLLLNRLDITLNIMTLGAITVSIGRVIDDSIVVVENIYRRMHLKEEKLSGRKLIQSATIEMFKPILSSTLVTIAVFAPLVFVGGMVGELFLPFALTMSFALLASLAVAVSIVPAMSHSFFKKKLYGKKTASKHQEVGKMALWFRSFLEKSLNHKWITSIIAVVLLAGSLALTPLIGFSFLGSQTEKMMYITYSPSAGELQEETVENIEAVEQDLLEREDIDVLQLSINDSANADMAQMMMGGGDGALLYLIFDDSISVDEFEEARSQVTDYLAGLDQSGEWGEQDMMGGGMAASSEVAYTLYSEDLDDLMDTVAQVEGAMSEVDGLEEVTSDAEDPYVEHTLRIEQQEILQYGLTAGQVAMALSGGGQNEVLTTVNTDGGELEVIVQRDAQQDAATFEELLETPVPTAAGTMMTVGELVEVEEGTTLNTLSRSEGAYYATVSGTVTGNDVSAPSAAVQENVDQLDLPTGVTVETGGVTADINETFTQLGLAMAAAIAIVYFILVVTFGGGLAPFAILFSLPFAVIGAFVGLYVTGQTISVSVMMGLLMLIGIVVTNAIVLVDRVIHMEREGMTVRNALLEAGTTRLRPILMTAIATIGAMIPMALSSGGGGLVSQDLAITVIGGLLSSTLLTLVVVPVVYEILRKFQKNKSLVDRED; translated from the coding sequence GTGCAAGGATTCGTGCGTTTTGTGCTGAAAAACAAATTTGCCGTGTGGCTGTTGACTTTAATTGTAACCTTTGCCGGCATTTATTCAACAACCCAAATGAAGATGGAGTCGATCCCTGATATTTCGATTCCCTACTTAATCGTCTCGGGGGTCTACCCGGGGGCTGCACCTGAACAGGTGATGGAAGAAGTATCGATACCTGTGGAACAGGCAGTCGAAAGCCTGGAGGATGTCAAAGCAGTTTATTCAAATTCCTCTTCGAATGTCTCCCAAATCCAGATCGAATACGATTACGGAGTCGATATGGATGAGAAAAAGCGGGAACTTGAATCCGCAGTCGATGGCGTAAACTTGCCTGAGGAAGTGGAGACTCCGTCGATCATGTCGATCGGCCTCAATATGTTCCCGGTGGTTGCACTGTCTGTCAGCAGTGACACGGAATCGATCGTCGAATTGACGGACCGTGTCCAAACGACGATTTTGCCGGAGATCGAAAAAATTGATGGCGTCGCGTCTGCTACTGTCACCGGACAGCATGTCGAAGAAATTCATCTGACATACGATGAAGCGGCAATGGCTGCCCGTGAAGTGACGGAAGAAGACATCCAGCAGATGATCGAAGCGAGCAATATTGCTTTGTCGCTCGGCCTCCGCGAATTTGAAGAAGGCGAAGAAGCGGTCTATATCGACGGTTCGGTCGCTTCTATTGAAGAATTTGAGGAATTATTGATTCCAGTGACGCCTTCAGAAGACAATCCGGAACCATTTGTTGCCCTGTCTGAACTGGCCGACGTGGAACTGGTCGGGAAAGTGCAGTCGATTTCCCGCACCAACGGCGAAGATGCCATTGCCATCCAAATCGTCAAAGGCCAGGAAGCCAATACGGTCACCGTGGTCAATGAAGTAAAAGACTTGATGGCGGATTTGGAAAGCGAAGTGGACGGCTTGATCGTCGACATTACGCTTGATCAAGGCGAGCCGATCGAGGAATCGGTCTTTGCAATGGTGGAAAAAGCCTTGTTTGGCGGCTTGATTGCCGTGCTGATCATTTTGGTGTTCTTGCGTGATCTCCGTTCGACGCTCATTGCCATCGTCTCGATCCCAGTATCCATTTTCGTGGCATTGCTCCTGTTGAACCGGCTCGATATCACCTTGAACATCATGACGCTCGGTGCCATTACCGTGTCGATCGGCCGGGTCATCGATGACTCGATTGTCGTCGTCGAGAATATTTACCGGCGCATGCATTTGAAAGAAGAGAAATTATCCGGCCGCAAATTGATCCAATCGGCGACGATCGAAATGTTCAAGCCGATCTTATCATCAACGCTTGTAACGATTGCAGTCTTTGCGCCACTGGTCTTTGTCGGTGGAATGGTCGGCGAATTGTTCTTGCCGTTCGCACTGACAATGTCGTTTGCTTTGCTTGCGTCGCTTGCAGTGGCAGTCAGCATCGTGCCGGCGATGTCGCATAGTTTCTTCAAAAAGAAATTATACGGCAAGAAAACAGCATCGAAGCATCAAGAAGTCGGAAAGATGGCGCTTTGGTTCCGTTCATTCCTTGAGAAGTCCTTGAACCATAAGTGGATCACATCGATCATTGCAGTCGTGTTGCTCGCGGGGTCTTTGGCGCTGACACCGTTGATCGGCTTCTCGTTCCTCGGCTCGCAAACCGAGAAAATGATGTACATCACGTATTCCCCTTCAGCCGGAGAGTTGCAGGAAGAGACTGTCGAGAACATCGAAGCGGTCGAGCAAGACTTGCTTGAACGCGAAGACATCGACGTTCTTCAATTATCGATCAACGATTCAGCCAATGCCGATATGGCCCAGATGATGATGGGCGGCGGAGACGGTGCATTATTGTATTTGATCTTTGATGATTCGATTTCAGTCGATGAATTCGAAGAAGCCCGCAGCCAAGTTACGGACTATCTTGCAGGACTCGACCAGTCAGGCGAGTGGGGCGAGCAGGATATGATGGGCGGCGGCATGGCGGCATCGAGTGAAGTCGCGTACACCTTGTACAGCGAAGACCTCGATGACTTGATGGATACCGTTGCACAAGTCGAAGGCGCGATGAGCGAAGTCGACGGCTTGGAAGAAGTGACCTCCGATGCGGAAGATCCTTATGTCGAACATACTTTACGCATCGAACAGCAGGAAATTCTCCAATATGGCCTGACGGCGGGACAAGTCGCGATGGCTTTGTCCGGCGGGGGCCAAAATGAAGTGCTGACGACCGTCAATACAGACGGCGGCGAACTTGAAGTCATTGTCCAGCGCGATGCCCAGCAAGACGCAGCGACTTTTGAAGAGCTTCTGGAGACGCCTGTGCCAACAGCTGCAGGTACCATGATGACTGTCGGCGAATTGGTCGAAGTCGAAGAAGGCACCACCTTGAATACCTTGAGCCGTTCGGAAGGCGCTTATTATGCGACTGTTTCCGGCACGGTGACGGGCAATGACGTATCTGCGCCAAGTGCGGCCGTCCAGGAAAATGTGGATCAACTGGATCTTCCGACAGGCGTGACGGTAGAAACCGGCGGCGTGACGGCGGATATCAATGAAACCTTCACACAGCTTGGCCTGGCGATGGCAGCGGCAATCGCGATCGTTTACTTTATCCTGGTCGTGACGTTCGGCGGCGGGCTTGCGCCATTCGCCATCCTATTCTCGCTGCCGTTTGCGGTCATCGGTGCATTTGTCGGCCTATATGTCACAGGCCAGACAATTTCCGTATCGGTCATGATGGGGCTGCTCATGCTCATCGGGATCGTCGTAACGAACGCCATCGTCCTTGTCGACCGCGTCATCCATATGGAACGCGAAGGCATGACGGTGCGCAATGCCTTGCTTGAAGCAGGAACGACGCGTCTGCGGCCGATCCTGATGACGGCAATCGCTACGATTGGTGCCATGATTCCGATGGCTCTCTCAAGCGGTGGCGGTGGCCTCGTCTCCCAAGACTTGGCGATCACCGTCATCGGCGGCTTATTGTCCTCGACCTTGCTGACACTCGTGGTCGTGCCGGTCGTCTATGAAATACTCCGTAAATTCCAGAAAAACAAATCACTCGTCGATCGCGAAGATTGA
- a CDS encoding glutamate-5-semialdehyde dehydrogenase — MTEVLQKEAALETELIQKAKKAKAAAGELAKADTTLKNKALELISQQLMAEKAFILKENLKDIEAGRANGMSESLVDRLKLDEERLADMADALIQLTKLTDPVGEVLEHWQQPNGLDMTKVRVPLGVVGMIYEARPNVTVDASSLCLKTGNAVVLRGSSTAIYSNTAIVAVIHRALEQSELPVDSVQLLEDTSREAASAMFKLNDYLDVLIPRGGANLIKTVVQNSTVPVLETGAGNCHVYIDETADKDMAIDIALNAKTQRPSVCNSCETILVHEKWAEQHLPELISALQAKDVKIHGDEKTQQSGSNIIPAEEADWGTEYLAYELALKTVGSVDEVVKHINQYGTKHSEAIISEHAESVQQFFTEVDAAAVYHNASTRFTDGFEFGFGAEIGISTQKLHARGPMGLPALTSTKYIIKGNGQTK, encoded by the coding sequence ATGACAGAAGTTCTTCAAAAGGAAGCAGCTTTGGAGACAGAACTGATACAAAAAGCGAAAAAAGCGAAAGCGGCAGCGGGGGAACTCGCGAAAGCCGACACCACCCTGAAAAATAAAGCATTAGAACTCATCTCTCAGCAGCTAATGGCTGAAAAAGCTTTCATTTTAAAAGAAAACCTGAAAGACATTGAAGCGGGGCGTGCAAACGGCATGAGTGAATCGCTCGTCGACCGCCTTAAACTCGATGAAGAGCGTCTGGCGGATATGGCGGATGCGCTGATCCAATTGACCAAACTCACCGATCCAGTCGGTGAAGTGCTCGAACATTGGCAGCAGCCAAACGGCCTCGACATGACAAAAGTACGCGTACCGCTTGGCGTGGTGGGCATGATTTACGAAGCCCGCCCGAACGTCACGGTGGATGCGTCGAGCCTTTGCCTGAAAACCGGCAATGCCGTCGTCCTGCGCGGCAGTTCGACAGCGATCTACTCGAACACGGCCATTGTAGCGGTCATCCACCGCGCACTTGAACAAAGCGAATTGCCGGTCGATTCCGTACAATTGCTCGAAGATACGAGCCGGGAAGCGGCATCTGCCATGTTCAAGCTGAACGACTATTTGGATGTCTTGATTCCGCGTGGCGGCGCCAACTTGATCAAGACGGTCGTCCAGAATTCGACAGTGCCGGTGCTTGAAACGGGCGCAGGCAATTGCCACGTCTATATCGACGAGACGGCGGACAAGGACATGGCGATCGATATCGCTTTGAACGCGAAAACCCAGCGCCCATCCGTCTGCAACTCCTGCGAAACCATTCTCGTCCACGAGAAATGGGCTGAACAGCATCTGCCGGAATTGATTTCAGCGCTCCAGGCAAAAGACGTGAAAATCCATGGCGATGAAAAGACGCAGCAATCAGGCAGCAACATCATCCCGGCTGAAGAAGCCGATTGGGGCACTGAATACTTGGCTTATGAACTCGCGCTGAAAACGGTAGGAAGCGTGGATGAAGTGGTCAAGCATATCAACCAGTACGGCACGAAGCATTCCGAGGCGATCATTTCGGAACATGCGGAAAGCGTCCAGCAATTCTTCACGGAAGTGGATGCGGCAGCGGTTTATCATAACGCATCGACGCGTTTTACGGACGGTTTTGAATTCGGCTTCGGCGCCGAAATCGGCATCAGCACGCAAAAGCTTCACGCACGCGGTCCGATGGGCTTGCCGGCACTGACTTCAACGAAATACATTATTAAAGGCAACGGCCAAACAAAATAA
- a CDS encoding DUF4395 domain-containing protein, with protein sequence MTIPKPLVQLNQAFLVATVLAGLIVHPLILLVPFAIGVVTLITKKNPLIAFGRRFLPNPPNSYLQEDRDQQLFNQWIATVCLGLSLLFFAAGLPIVATVFGAMVIIAAGVALMGYCIGCTVRYQLMMWKHRRAKTDY encoded by the coding sequence ATGACCATTCCAAAACCGCTCGTCCAACTCAATCAAGCTTTTCTTGTCGCCACGGTGTTAGCCGGGCTCATCGTCCACCCGCTGATTCTGCTCGTGCCTTTCGCCATTGGAGTCGTTACCTTGATCACCAAGAAAAATCCGCTTATTGCGTTCGGTCGCCGCTTTTTGCCGAATCCTCCAAACAGCTACCTGCAGGAAGATCGCGACCAGCAATTGTTCAATCAATGGATCGCCACTGTCTGCCTTGGGCTCTCCCTCCTGTTTTTCGCAGCAGGCCTGCCGATCGTCGCCACTGTTTTCGGCGCTATGGTCATTATCGCAGCCGGCGTGGCGCTGATGGGCTATTGCATTGGCTGCACCGTCCGCTATCAGCTGATGATGTGGAAACACCGCCGAGCGAAAACGGATTATTGA
- a CDS encoding branched-chain amino acid aminotransferase, with translation MTTYQLEVIENTAKKDKPAQDQIPFGQTFTDHMYIMEYETEKGWHEPKIVPYGPISLDPAAMIFHYGQTVFEGMKAYRTEDGRVLLFRPEKNFERLNLSSERLSIPPIDEDLALEHLKQLIKLEKDWVPKTPGTSLYIRPYIISTDANLAVGPSSTYKYMVILSPVGSYFPGGLQPVVIHVEDKFTRAVKGGTGMAKTAGNYSSGYQAQANAKKEGNADVLWLDGVEKRYIEEVGSMNIFFKIDGEVFTPELNGSILKGITRMSIIELLNSWGVPVTEKRMAIDELYEAYQAGKVEEVFGTGTAAVISPVGELNWQGQKMIINNHEIGELSQKLYDTITGIQTGKVEDTLDWTVEIK, from the coding sequence ATGACGACTTATCAATTGGAAGTAATCGAGAATACTGCGAAGAAAGACAAGCCGGCGCAAGACCAGATTCCATTCGGCCAAACTTTCACTGACCATATGTACATCATGGAATACGAAACGGAGAAAGGCTGGCATGAACCGAAGATCGTTCCATACGGTCCGATTTCCTTGGATCCGGCAGCGATGATTTTCCATTACGGGCAGACGGTTTTTGAAGGCATGAAAGCATACCGCACAGAAGACGGGCGCGTATTGCTGTTCCGTCCTGAGAAGAACTTTGAACGCCTCAACTTGTCGAGTGAGCGCCTCAGCATTCCGCCGATCGACGAAGACTTGGCGCTTGAGCACCTGAAGCAATTGATCAAGCTTGAAAAAGACTGGGTGCCGAAAACACCGGGCACATCACTTTATATCCGCCCGTACATTATCTCGACGGATGCCAATTTGGCAGTAGGGCCATCATCTACATATAAGTATATGGTCATCCTGTCTCCTGTCGGCTCCTATTTCCCAGGCGGATTGCAACCAGTTGTCATCCATGTCGAAGACAAGTTCACGCGCGCAGTCAAAGGCGGCACGGGAATGGCAAAAACGGCCGGGAACTATTCTTCCGGCTACCAGGCGCAAGCGAATGCCAAGAAAGAAGGAAATGCGGACGTGTTGTGGCTCGATGGCGTCGAGAAGCGCTATATTGAAGAAGTCGGCAGCATGAACATCTTCTTTAAGATCGATGGGGAAGTATTCACACCTGAGCTCAACGGTAGCATCTTAAAAGGCATCACGCGTATGTCGATCATTGAATTGTTGAATTCATGGGGCGTTCCGGTAACGGAAAAACGCATGGCCATCGATGAACTTTACGAAGCGTACCAAGCTGGAAAAGTCGAAGAAGTCTTCGGGACGGGAACGGCTGCGGTCATTTCCCCGGTCGGTGAACTCAACTGGCAAGGCCAGAAAATGATCATCAACAACCACGAAATCGGTGAATTGTCGCAAAAGCTGTACGACACGATTACTGGCATCCAGACAGGAAAAGTCGAAGACACACTGGACTGGACCGTGGAAATCAAGTAA
- a CDS encoding dihydrofolate reductase family protein → MGKLTVSMYVTLDGVMEEPSWTAAYWDDELAQFQLNQLYSNDALLLGRVTYDGFAATWPTAEDEHGFADRMNEIPKYVVSHTLKRTEWNARLINHDFVDEIKRLKKTGQRLLVYGSAELIDTLIEHDLVDELHLMTFPLLLGEGKKLFRDGVAPKAFKLLTSFSTDQGVLIANYAPER, encoded by the coding sequence GTGGGAAAACTGACTGTTTCGATGTATGTGACACTCGATGGCGTCATGGAAGAGCCGTCATGGACAGCAGCCTATTGGGACGATGAACTCGCCCAGTTTCAACTGAACCAGCTTTACAGCAACGATGCTTTGCTGCTCGGGCGCGTCACGTATGACGGGTTCGCTGCCACTTGGCCGACCGCTGAAGATGAGCATGGCTTTGCGGATCGGATGAACGAAATCCCGAAATATGTCGTGTCGCACACGCTGAAGCGGACCGAGTGGAATGCGCGCCTGATCAACCACGATTTCGTCGATGAAATCAAACGGCTGAAGAAAACCGGCCAGCGCTTACTCGTCTACGGCAGCGCCGAGCTCATCGACACCTTGATCGAACATGATTTGGTCGACGAATTGCATTTGATGACCTTCCCGCTGCTATTGGGCGAAGGAAAAAAACTGTTTCGCGACGGCGTAGCGCCAAAAGCGTTCAAATTGCTGACAAGCTTTTCGACCGACCAAGGCGTCTTGATCGCCAATTATGCTCCTGAACGATGA
- a CDS encoding DUF4352 domain-containing protein, whose amino-acid sequence MKARLAWLLVPLALLWGCQNETTQGTATAASLSEAPEYTEQYVLSPQVSDDRRLQEPGHKARDAKGGLELLAANMEPQKVQIGDVELTIHETKLLQYTPDYSLIDFYHSYTHDQEFELAKFFVEINNASSEEVNFAPVALIETESGEVKTWEDDVYLESLNEGLKPGEVKSGNVGFIVEDGAQEIKLTTSKLFAADGELLAPAQTITIKLD is encoded by the coding sequence ATGAAAGCGAGATTAGCATGGCTGCTCGTCCCATTGGCATTATTATGGGGCTGCCAGAACGAGACAACGCAAGGCACGGCGACTGCGGCGTCTTTGTCGGAAGCGCCCGAGTACACGGAACAATATGTCCTCAGCCCACAAGTGAGTGATGACCGCCGCTTGCAGGAGCCTGGCCATAAAGCGCGTGATGCAAAAGGCGGTTTGGAGCTGTTGGCGGCCAATATGGAGCCTCAGAAGGTGCAGATCGGCGATGTCGAGCTGACCATCCATGAAACAAAGCTGCTGCAGTACACGCCGGATTACAGCTTGATCGATTTCTATCATTCCTATACGCACGACCAGGAATTCGAACTGGCGAAGTTTTTTGTCGAAATCAACAATGCCTCTAGTGAAGAAGTGAACTTTGCGCCAGTCGCATTGATCGAGACAGAAAGCGGCGAAGTGAAGACTTGGGAAGATGACGTGTATTTGGAATCGTTGAATGAAGGGCTGAAACCCGGAGAAGTAAAATCAGGAAATGTCGGCTTCATCGTGGAAGATGGGGCACAAGAAATTAAATTGACCACCAGCAAGTTATTCGCTGCGGATGGAGAGCTGCTCGCACCCGCACAAACCATCACGATCAAGCTCGATTGA
- the mgtE gene encoding magnesium transporter encodes MTENEITLALIQSLKDGRTQDFQHILDELQPYDIAVQYLHLPEKHRERFLLHLTVRQLTELMQELHRNDQVRLLERMSVDQSTKVLDLMDNDDLVSLLSDLEPTMIEELLSRMNREESSYIQKTMNYPPETAGRIMNNRYVWIPRHYTIREAIDKIRDFAEIAEYLNYLYVVDEDKKLLGVVSYKDLILGELDEQIDDVMYTRVVKVDALTDQEEAAAIIGRYDFITLPVVDTENRLLGIITVDDVIDVVLQEANEDIEKLSASGKSIDFQTPPFVAAYRRLPWLILLLFIGLISGGIISRFEDTLQTVVALAFFMPMIAGMTGNTGTQSLAVVVRGLVGQKPDKKGTFKLILRELRVSIIIGVTCAVLILLIAYVWQGSLVLGLVVGSSLLLTLIIGTLAGTVIPLILYRLKIDPAVASGPLITTINDILSLLIYFGLASLFISRLM; translated from the coding sequence ATGACAGAAAATGAAATTACTTTAGCGTTGATCCAATCATTGAAAGACGGTCGGACGCAAGATTTCCAGCACATACTCGATGAGCTGCAGCCTTACGACATCGCGGTCCAATACCTCCATCTGCCCGAAAAGCATCGCGAACGCTTCCTGCTTCATCTGACGGTCCGCCAATTGACCGAGCTCATGCAGGAGCTTCACCGGAACGACCAGGTCCGTTTGCTTGAACGAATGTCCGTCGACCAATCGACCAAAGTGCTCGACTTGATGGACAATGACGATCTCGTCTCCCTATTGTCCGATTTAGAGCCAACCATGATCGAAGAGCTCCTGTCGCGCATGAATCGCGAGGAATCTTCCTATATCCAAAAGACCATGAATTATCCGCCGGAAACAGCGGGACGCATCATGAACAACCGCTATGTCTGGATTCCGCGCCATTACACCATCCGTGAAGCAATCGATAAAATCCGAGATTTCGCGGAAATTGCCGAGTATTTGAACTATCTATATGTCGTCGATGAAGACAAGAAACTGCTTGGGGTCGTTTCCTATAAAGATTTGATCCTCGGTGAACTCGATGAACAAATCGACGATGTCATGTATACACGCGTCGTCAAAGTCGATGCCTTGACCGACCAGGAAGAAGCGGCTGCCATTATCGGGCGCTATGACTTTATCACATTGCCCGTCGTCGATACGGAAAACCGGCTGCTCGGCATCATCACCGTCGATGATGTCATCGATGTCGTGTTGCAAGAAGCAAATGAAGACATTGAAAAGCTTTCCGCATCCGGTAAATCGATCGATTTCCAGACCCCGCCTTTTGTCGCGGCTTACCGCCGGTTGCCTTGGCTGATTTTGCTGTTGTTTATCGGGCTAATCTCCGGTGGCATCATCAGCCGCTTTGAAGACACCTTGCAGACAGTGGTCGCCTTGGCGTTCTTCATGCCCATGATTGCCGGCATGACCGGCAATACCGGCACCCAGTCGCTCGCAGTCGTTGTGCGCGGGCTGGTTGGCCAAAAGCCCGACAAAAAAGGTACGTTCAAACTCATCCTGCGCGAATTACGGGTCAGCATCATCATTGGCGTCACGTGCGCCGTGTTGATTTTACTCATCGCCTATGTTTGGCAAGGCAGCCTGGTGCTCGGGCTCGTCGTCGGAAGTTCATTGCTTTTAACCTTAATCATCGGGACGCTCGCCGGTACCGTTATCCCGCTCATTCTGTACCGTCTGAAAATAGACCCGGCAGTCGCATCAGGGCCATTGATTACGACCATCAACGATATCCTTTCATTGCTCATTTATTTTGGGCTTGCTTCGCTGTTCATCTCTCGTTTGATGTGA
- a CDS encoding TetR/AcrR family transcriptional regulator, which produces MSKKQQILESALQLFAENGIEATSVQHITQEAGISKGAFYLSFPSKESLIKEIIDSFMKGFVADIDRVVNSLQKPDEKLRLYFLAHLALLEKHADFAKIYAQEPMHALNEEILEKLIHYDTWIDRSLLSLLDELYGEQLRGRRYDLLISIKGFVRIYSQLVLFHPYPHDIEKIAELLVEKTNVLAAYSTTAYLTEEMVELPMPGPEEVTTEEKLLSVIAELLEDGQHPPLMAESFSLLAEELQLETPRRAILHGLQANIYDYAPAKWLSYLLKKYEQKKSPDN; this is translated from the coding sequence ATGTCAAAAAAGCAACAGATCCTGGAATCAGCGCTTCAACTCTTTGCTGAAAACGGCATTGAAGCTACATCTGTCCAGCACATCACCCAAGAAGCAGGCATATCAAAAGGCGCGTTCTACTTGTCTTTCCCTTCAAAGGAGTCATTGATCAAAGAAATCATCGATTCATTCATGAAAGGCTTTGTCGCTGATATTGACCGAGTAGTCAACAGCTTGCAAAAACCTGATGAAAAACTGCGCCTCTATTTTCTTGCCCATCTGGCATTGCTCGAAAAGCATGCGGATTTCGCCAAGATCTACGCACAGGAGCCGATGCATGCCCTAAACGAGGAAATTTTGGAGAAACTCATCCATTACGATACGTGGATTGACCGTTCGCTGCTGTCGTTATTGGACGAGTTGTATGGGGAGCAGCTGCGAGGCCGCCGCTATGACTTGCTCATTTCCATCAAAGGCTTCGTGCGCATTTATTCGCAGCTGGTGTTGTTCCATCCATATCCACACGATATCGAAAAAATTGCAGAGCTTCTCGTCGAAAAGACCAACGTCCTGGCCGCCTACTCCACTACGGCTTACCTGACAGAAGAAATGGTCGAATTGCCGATGCCTGGTCCCGAGGAAGTGACCACCGAAGAAAAATTGCTGTCGGTAATCGCCGAGTTACTGGAAGACGGACAGCACCCGCCGCTCATGGCCGAATCGTTCTCGCTGCTTGCCGAAGAGCTCCAGTTGGAAACGCCAAGACGCGCGATCCTCCACGGCTTGCAGGCCAATATCTACGATTACGCTCCTGCCAAATGGCTATCATATCTATTAAAGAAATACGAACAGAAAAAAAGCCCAGACAATTGA
- a CDS encoding alkaline phosphatase, with protein sequence MIRKSMKKIVPAAVVAAVAVTSFTPSAPAEAHGNGKAEVHKEHKNPGKGKGKEKGKDKDAPKNVIFLIGDGVGTSYTSAYRYLQDDPSARFADEMSFDSYLVGQQMTYPEDAQQNVTDSASAATAMAAGIKTYNNAIAVDNDESEVKTVLEAAKEKGKATGLVASSEITHATPASFGAHDISRRNMNAIADDYFDERIDGEHKIDVLLGGGTKLFDRTDRDLTEEFQESGYGYVTSKEELRANDDGQVLGLFAEGGLPKMIDREDSVPSLEDMTRSAIDRLKQDEDGFFLMIEGSQVDWAGHDNDIVAAMSEMEDYDRAFQAAIEFAKQDENTLVVATADHSTGGFSIGADGIYNWFAEPILAAQRTPDFMASEITGGAGVEETLERYIDLDLTEEEIASVKKAADEGEYLDIDNAIERIFDKRSHTGWTTGGHTGEDVPVYAYGPASQKFAGQLDNTDHAGIIFDLMGADVTIDDKQ encoded by the coding sequence ATGATCCGAAAATCAATGAAAAAAATTGTTCCAGCCGCAGTGGTGGCAGCAGTCGCCGTGACGAGCTTTACCCCGTCCGCGCCAGCTGAAGCGCACGGGAATGGCAAAGCCGAAGTACATAAAGAACACAAAAATCCTGGAAAAGGGAAAGGGAAAGAGAAGGGCAAAGACAAGGATGCACCGAAAAACGTCATTTTCCTGATCGGTGATGGCGTCGGCACGTCCTATACATCCGCTTACCGTTATTTGCAGGACGATCCATCTGCGCGTTTCGCGGATGAAATGTCGTTCGATTCCTATTTGGTTGGACAGCAAATGACCTATCCGGAAGATGCGCAACAAAATGTCACCGATTCAGCGTCGGCCGCCACTGCCATGGCAGCAGGCATCAAAACCTATAACAATGCCATCGCGGTCGACAACGATGAATCGGAAGTGAAAACCGTACTTGAAGCGGCGAAAGAAAAAGGTAAAGCGACCGGGCTTGTGGCTAGCTCTGAAATCACCCACGCGACACCAGCATCATTCGGCGCGCACGATATCAGTCGCCGTAATATGAACGCCATCGCTGATGATTATTTCGATGAGCGCATCGACGGCGAACATAAAATCGACGTCTTGCTCGGTGGAGGCACCAAACTATTCGACCGCACAGATCGCGATTTGACGGAGGAATTCCAGGAGTCCGGCTATGGCTATGTAACATCGAAAGAAGAGCTGCGCGCCAATGACGACGGTCAAGTGCTCGGCCTGTTCGCAGAAGGCGGCTTGCCGAAAATGATCGACCGCGAAGACAGCGTGCCGTCTCTTGAAGACATGACGCGTTCTGCGATCGATCGCTTGAAGCAGGACGAGGACGGATTCTTCCTGATGATCGAAGGCAGCCAGGTTGACTGGGCAGGACATGACAACGATATCGTCGCAGCGATGAGCGAGATGGAGGATTACGACCGTGCATTCCAGGCGGCAATCGAATTCGCCAAGCAAGATGAAAATACATTGGTCGTAGCGACAGCCGACCACTCGACAGGCGGCTTCTCGATCGGTGCAGACGGCATATACAATTGGTTCGCCGAGCCGATCCTTGCTGCACAGCGCACACCGGATTTCATGGCTTCTGAGATTACGGGAGGTGCCGGCGTGGAGGAAACATTGGAACGCTATATCGACTTGGATTTGACTGAGGAAGAAATCGCTTCTGTGAAGAAAGCGGCCGACGAGGGCGAATACTTGGACATCGACAATGCCATCGAGCGCATCTTCGATAAGCGTTCGCACACAGGCTGGACAACTGGCGGCCATACGGGAGAAGACGTGCCGGTTTATGCTTACGGGCCAGCCAGCCAGAAATTTGCAGGGCAACTGGACAATACGGATCATGCCGGCATCATCTTCGACTTGATGGGCGCGGACGTAACGATCGACGATAAACAATAA